A genomic segment from Pyrodictium occultum encodes:
- the tatA gene encoding twin-arginine translocase TatA/TatE family subunit — translation MFDAFQGMEWVIILLVILLIFGPSKLPQLARGLGQAVYEFRRASQGLLEEDQGGKPPQKSAGGVSGSKSGGQGSALSNIDDETLRRLAERLGVKDADKKDRGKLIEEIVAEAKKKGLLDEIKTEAQQGSG, via the coding sequence ATGTTCGACGCCTTCCAGGGCATGGAGTGGGTGATTATCCTCCTGGTTATACTGTTAATCTTCGGGCCCAGCAAGCTGCCCCAGCTTGCCCGCGGCCTCGGCCAGGCCGTCTACGAGTTCCGCAGAGCAAGCCAGGGACTCCTCGAGGAGGATCAGGGAGGCAAGCCCCCGCAGAAGAGCGCTGGAGGCGTCTCCGGGAGCAAATCCGGCGGCCAGGGCAGCGCCCTCTCCAATATCGACGATGAGACTCTTAGGAGGCTTGCTGAGAGGCTTGGCGTGAAGGATGCTGATAAGAAGGATAGGGGCAAGCTGATAGAGGAGATAGTGGCGGAGGCGAAGAAGAAAGGACTACTAGACGAGATAAAGACGGAGGCCCAGCAGGGATCAGGGTAG